Proteins from a genomic interval of Yarrowia lipolytica chromosome 1E, complete sequence:
- a CDS encoding uncharacterized protein (Compare to YALI0E20449g, similar to Saccharomyces cerevisiae YHP1 (YDR451C) and YOX1 (YML027W); ancestral locus Anc_5.567, weakly similar to uniprot|P34161 Saccharomyces cerevisiae YML027w YOX1 homoeodomain protein) has translation MDLAKITDGFVKHETSSSSSSCSTTNTGPTPDLSPVTPSKECEKRPREDDPEESHDTSAGANSNNNASVSLMSTPEPKSSSPPGLSHFAHLMQKSDTMYRQNLNSDQYIYSDEEKENHKTSGKPHTPQVPHTPSSVPTQQPQYAFISHSITSYPSNEPQIDNARLARRKRRRTSPTELALLEQEFARNQKPPKHIRVDIARRVDMTEKAVQVWFQNKRQSVRKSMNKSMTDDTSFADSSFAETTFDETDGNSTFLSNSNVSTSVSNKSITSSITDNKSPLAQSTTADSVANANANANANANANNNTASTSSTNDSEIASVAPKTNGSSFSVFEDTPETPAKKKPSAPRLSMRGGKATVIYAGKPKGVTLSSGRRLGVPATPSSPANNNLGLGGSPLATSSPMTQRTASQLNQASASSPLSAVKSKSFGTAEESLAATLKKRLPSMHYDLPVTNKTSSVRHGVSSPVVDAGSREAECISNLLSLRNGGRW, from the coding sequence ATGGATCTGGCGAAAATCACCGACGGCTTCGTCAAGCACGAgacctcgtcgtcgtcctcttcttgctccaccaccaacacagGGCCCACCCCAGACTTGTCTCCAGTGACGCCCTCCAAGGAATGTGAGAAGCGGCCACGAGAGGACGACCCTGAAGAGTCGCACGACACGAGCGCCGGCgccaacagcaacaacaacgctAGCGTGTCTCTCATGTCCACCCCAGAGCCCAAGTCGTCGTCTCCCCCCGGACTGTCGCATTTCGCACACCTGATGCAAAAGTCGGACACCATGTACCGACAGAACCTCAACTCGGACCAGTACATCTACtcggacgaggagaaggagaaccaCAAGACTTCGGGCAAGCCCCACACCCCCCAGGTGCCTCATACGCCCTCCAGTGTGCCGACACAACAACCCCAATATGCATTTATTTCACATTCCATCACCTCGTACCCGTCGAACGAGCCTCAGATTGACAACGCACGGCTGGCGCGCCGAAAACGACGCCGAACGTCTCCCACGGAACTCgcgctgctggagcaggagtTTGCCCGCAACCAGAAGCCTCCCAAGCACATTCGCGTCGACATTGCCCGCCGAGTCGACATGACTGAAAAGGCTGTGCAGGTGTGGTTCCAGAACAAGCGGCAGAGCGTGCGAAAGAGCATGAACAAGAGCATGACCGATGACACCTCTTTCGCCGACTCTTCGTTCGCTGAAACTACCTTTGACGAGACAGACGGTAACTCCACATTCCTGTCCAATTCCAACGTCAGCACCAGCGTAAGCAACAAGTCAATCACTTCTTCCATCACAGACAACAAGTCGCCCCTGGCACAGTCAACCACCGCCGACTCTGTTGCCAACGCCAACGCCAACGCCAACGCCAACGCCaacgccaacaacaacaccgcATCCACTTCCTCCACAAACGACTCCGAAATTGCATCCGTCGCCCCCAAAACAAACGGCAGCTCATTCTCTGTTTTCGAAGATACCCCCGAGACTCCcgcgaaaaagaaacccaGTGCTCCGCGACTGTCCATGCGTGGTGGGAAGGCTACTGTTATCTACGCCGGCAAGCCCAAGGGTGTCACGCTGTCCTCGGGAAGACGTCTTGGGGTCCCTGCCACACCCTCCTCTCCCGCCAACAACAATCTTGGCCTGGGAGGCTCGCCTCTGGCCACATCGTCTCCTATGACCCAGCGGACCGCGTCGCAACTGAACCAGGCATCTGCATCTTCTCCCCTATCGGCTGTTAAGTCCAAGTCTTTTGGAACTGCCGAGGAAAGCCTGGCTGCGACGCTCAAGAAGCGGCTTCCGTCCATGCACTACGACCTGCCCGTGACCAACAAGACGTCGTCTGTGCGCCATGGCGTGAGCTCTCCCGTGGTCGACGCCGGCAGCCGTGAGGCCGAGTGTATTTCCAATCTCCTCTCTCTTCGAAACGGAGGACGATGGTAA